The proteins below come from a single Vanacampus margaritifer isolate UIUO_Vmar chromosome 10, RoL_Vmar_1.0, whole genome shotgun sequence genomic window:
- the dctn4 gene encoding dynactin subunit 4 isoform X2, whose product MASLLQPDRVVYLVRGEKRIRAPISQLYFCRYCSELRSLECVSHEVDSHYCPSCLENMPSAEAKLKKNRCANCFDCPCCMHTLSTRATNIPAPLPDDPTKTAMKKAYYLACGFCRWTSRDVGMADKSVASGGWQEPENCHNQRINKLMEYYQQLAHREKQERDRKKLARRRQGMPLAFSEKYGLGTRLQRQRSGAPISTLAGLSLKEGEDQREIIIEPAQALDEVEPLPEDCYTRPICLPEVTRLRQRLLQPDFQPTGASQLHPRHKHLLMKRSLRCRKCEHNLSKPEFNPTSIKFKIQLVAVSYIPEVRIMSIPNLRHMKESQVLLTLTNPVENVTHVTLVSCDEEDPDDINSTAQVIVPRKELVLAGKDAAAEYDELAEPQDFQDDPDVVAFRKSNKIGFFIKVIPRKEEDADVTVSFKIRHDFRNLTAPVRPSEEGADATAETIWLTQHVELRLGPIVP is encoded by the exons ATGGCGTCGCTTCTCCAACCAGATCGAGTCGTCTATCTGGTTCGTGGAGAGAAAAGGATCCGGGCTCCTATATCGCAGCTGTATTTCTGTCGTTATTGCAGTGAGCTACGATCCTTGGAATGTGTGTCTCACGAG GTGGACTCCCATTACTGTCCAAGCTGCTTGGAAAACATGCCATCTGCAGAAGCTAAACTGAAAAAGAACAG GTGTGCCAACTGTTTTGACTGCCCATGTTGCATGCACACCCTGTCAACTCGGGCAACCAACATACCGGCTCCTCTGCCTGATGACCCCACCAAGACTGCTATGAAAAAGGCGTACTACCTGGCCTGCGGTTTCTGCCGCTGGACCTCCAGGGATGTAGGAATGGCTGACAAGTCAGTGG CTAGCGGTGGGTGGCAGGAGCCTGAGAACTGTCATAACCAGCGG ATCAACAAACTGATGGAGTATTACCAGCAGCTGGCTCACAGAGAGAAGCAGGAGCGAGACAGGAAGAAGCTGGCCAGGAGACGACAGGGCATGCCTTTGGCTTTCTCG GAAAAGTACGGCCTGGGAACGCGACTGCAGCGGCAGAGGTCTGGAGCGCCCATTTCCACTCTGGCGGGTCTTTC CCTTAAAGAGGGGGAGGACCAGCGTGAGATCATCATCGAGCCCGCCCAGGCTCTCGATGAGGTGGAGCCTCTGCCCGAAGATTGCTACACGAGGCCCATCTGCTTGCCAGAGG TGACCCGCCTGCGCCAGCGCCTCCTGCAGCCGGACTTCCAGCCCACAGGAGCCTCGCAGCTGCACCCGCGGCACAAACACCTCCTAATGAAGCGCTCGCTGCGCTGCAGG AAATGTGAGCACAACCTGAGCAAGCCCGAATTCAATCCCACTTCGATCAAGTTTAAAATTCAACTGGTGGCTGT GAGTTACATCCCTGAAGTGAGAATTATGTCCATTCCAAATCTGCGCCATATGAAG GAGAGCCAAGTGCTGCTGACCCTGACCAACCCAGTGGAGAACGTCACCCACGTCACGCTGGTTTCTTGCGATGAGGAAGATCCTGATGACATCAACAGCACCGCACAG GTCATCGTGCCCCGCAAGGAGCTGGTGTTGGCAGGGAAGGATGCCGCCGCCGAGTATGATGAATTGGCCGAACCTCAGGACTTTCAAGATGACCCGGA CGTGGTCGCCTTCAGGAAATCCAACAAGATTGGTTTCTTCATCAAAGTGATCCCCCGCAAAGAAGAGGACGCGGATGTCACCGTTTCATTCAAGATCAGGCACGACTTCCGGAACCTCACCGCTCCCGTCAGGCCCAGCGAGGAGGGCGCAGACGCCACCGCCGAGACCATTTGGCTGACGCAACACGTCGAGCTGAGGCTGGGACCGATCGTCCCCTGA
- the dctn4 gene encoding dynactin subunit 4 isoform X1, with the protein MASLLQPDRVVYLVRGEKRIRAPISQLYFCRYCSELRSLECVSHEVDSHYCPSCLENMPSAEAKLKKNRCANCFDCPCCMHTLSTRATNIPAPLPDDPTKTAMKKAYYLACGFCRWTSRDVGMADKSVASGGWQEPENCHNQRINKLMEYYQQLAHREKQERDRKKLARRRQGMPLAFSQHTIHVVEKYGLGTRLQRQRSGAPISTLAGLSLKEGEDQREIIIEPAQALDEVEPLPEDCYTRPICLPEVTRLRQRLLQPDFQPTGASQLHPRHKHLLMKRSLRCRKCEHNLSKPEFNPTSIKFKIQLVAVSYIPEVRIMSIPNLRHMKESQVLLTLTNPVENVTHVTLVSCDEEDPDDINSTAQVIVPRKELVLAGKDAAAEYDELAEPQDFQDDPDVVAFRKSNKIGFFIKVIPRKEEDADVTVSFKIRHDFRNLTAPVRPSEEGADATAETIWLTQHVELRLGPIVP; encoded by the exons ATGGCGTCGCTTCTCCAACCAGATCGAGTCGTCTATCTGGTTCGTGGAGAGAAAAGGATCCGGGCTCCTATATCGCAGCTGTATTTCTGTCGTTATTGCAGTGAGCTACGATCCTTGGAATGTGTGTCTCACGAG GTGGACTCCCATTACTGTCCAAGCTGCTTGGAAAACATGCCATCTGCAGAAGCTAAACTGAAAAAGAACAG GTGTGCCAACTGTTTTGACTGCCCATGTTGCATGCACACCCTGTCAACTCGGGCAACCAACATACCGGCTCCTCTGCCTGATGACCCCACCAAGACTGCTATGAAAAAGGCGTACTACCTGGCCTGCGGTTTCTGCCGCTGGACCTCCAGGGATGTAGGAATGGCTGACAAGTCAGTGG CTAGCGGTGGGTGGCAGGAGCCTGAGAACTGTCATAACCAGCGG ATCAACAAACTGATGGAGTATTACCAGCAGCTGGCTCACAGAGAGAAGCAGGAGCGAGACAGGAAGAAGCTGGCCAGGAGACGACAGGGCATGCCTTTGGCTTTCTCG CAACACACTATTCATGTGGTG GAAAAGTACGGCCTGGGAACGCGACTGCAGCGGCAGAGGTCTGGAGCGCCCATTTCCACTCTGGCGGGTCTTTC CCTTAAAGAGGGGGAGGACCAGCGTGAGATCATCATCGAGCCCGCCCAGGCTCTCGATGAGGTGGAGCCTCTGCCCGAAGATTGCTACACGAGGCCCATCTGCTTGCCAGAGG TGACCCGCCTGCGCCAGCGCCTCCTGCAGCCGGACTTCCAGCCCACAGGAGCCTCGCAGCTGCACCCGCGGCACAAACACCTCCTAATGAAGCGCTCGCTGCGCTGCAGG AAATGTGAGCACAACCTGAGCAAGCCCGAATTCAATCCCACTTCGATCAAGTTTAAAATTCAACTGGTGGCTGT GAGTTACATCCCTGAAGTGAGAATTATGTCCATTCCAAATCTGCGCCATATGAAG GAGAGCCAAGTGCTGCTGACCCTGACCAACCCAGTGGAGAACGTCACCCACGTCACGCTGGTTTCTTGCGATGAGGAAGATCCTGATGACATCAACAGCACCGCACAG GTCATCGTGCCCCGCAAGGAGCTGGTGTTGGCAGGGAAGGATGCCGCCGCCGAGTATGATGAATTGGCCGAACCTCAGGACTTTCAAGATGACCCGGA CGTGGTCGCCTTCAGGAAATCCAACAAGATTGGTTTCTTCATCAAAGTGATCCCCCGCAAAGAAGAGGACGCGGATGTCACCGTTTCATTCAAGATCAGGCACGACTTCCGGAACCTCACCGCTCCCGTCAGGCCCAGCGAGGAGGGCGCAGACGCCACCGCCGAGACCATTTGGCTGACGCAACACGTCGAGCTGAGGCTGGGACCGATCGTCCCCTGA